One genomic region from bacterium encodes:
- a CDS encoding lysylphosphatidylglycerol synthase transmembrane domain-containing protein — protein MALPFTRHKRALIFAKVAIAVIVVAMLVRRIHAAELKSALLEARILWILPAVLLLGLNLFFQFRRWALLVHQVQPEVPARQIFSSLLSGITLGFITPGRVGEFGRAFLIAGSDWPRLLGLTLLDKCYAFLTLLFFGLMGMMPILKKETELLVWLPLFIVALSFFAILFLLLLHPPFLAGILKKFRKHWEHRNKLARIISSLEHVPPLLAFRISLLALGQVLTYLFQFYLLIRAFCFLPLLRGLQALMATLWVKTMLPISIGDLGIRESAAIYFLGELGIPAAPAFDGSLLLFIINVLVPALAGLALLLRRSTARKARSISLRGPA, from the coding sequence ATGGCCTTACCCTTTACCCGACATAAGCGTGCCCTGATTTTCGCCAAGGTGGCAATCGCCGTCATCGTCGTGGCGATGCTGGTCCGGCGCATCCACGCCGCCGAGCTCAAGTCGGCCCTTCTTGAAGCACGGATCTTGTGGATCCTGCCCGCCGTTCTACTTCTGGGCCTCAACCTTTTCTTTCAATTCCGCCGCTGGGCGCTGCTGGTCCACCAGGTCCAGCCCGAGGTCCCGGCGCGGCAGATCTTCTCCTCACTGCTCTCCGGGATCACCCTGGGATTCATCACCCCTGGACGGGTCGGTGAATTCGGCCGCGCCTTTCTCATTGCCGGCAGTGACTGGCCGCGGCTGCTGGGGCTCACTCTGCTGGATAAATGCTATGCCTTCTTGACCCTGCTCTTTTTCGGGCTGATGGGTATGATGCCCATCCTGAAAAAAGAGACCGAGCTGCTCGTCTGGCTGCCGCTCTTTATCGTCGCGCTCTCCTTTTTTGCGATACTTTTTCTACTGCTGCTCCATCCCCCCTTTCTGGCCGGGATCCTGAAAAAATTCCGCAAACACTGGGAGCACCGCAATAAACTCGCCCGGATCATCTCCAGCCTCGAGCATGTTCCACCGCTGCTGGCGTTCCGCATTAGCCTGCTGGCCCTTGGGCAAGTTCTGACCTACCTCTTTCAGTTTTATCTCCTGATCCGTGCCTTTTGCTTCCTACCGCTCTTACGCGGACTACAGGCCCTGATGGCCACCCTCTGGGTAAAGACCATGCTGCCCATCTCGATCGGGGATCTGGGCATCCGCGAGAGTGCGGCGATCTATTTTCTCGGCGAATTGGGGATTCCTGCGGCGCCGGCTTTCGATGGCTCGCTGCTGCTCTTTATTATCAATGTCCTGGTGCCCGCCCTGGCCGGGCTGGCCTTACTCCTCCGCCGGAGCACCGCCCGGAAGGCCCGTTCCATCAGCTTGCGAGGTCCGGCATGA
- a CDS encoding methyltransferase domain-containing protein codes for MGKTMTGHLRLWRNYDDWAGLRGKLIVTLLRQWVTLPGSVVLDAGCGAGGASLALAEAGAAVTAVDLQRTPPSRIAGSPVRYVCADLATWQNDVPLQAAVLWDVLEHLADPNRVLQQISRALKPGGLLLVATPNRYAPSNALCDPHYGLPGLSLLPRRAIARIIAGWLRWLPADKPDFPQLLSLAAVDRLFRDSGFSWRFVNRETYYAAMRMPRALWNRPWHLHAVETLQSYGWDRRLGQWVDNRNSFGNRWLMPTFFILARKEAS; via the coding sequence CCATGACCGGCCATCTGCGCCTCTGGCGCAATTATGACGACTGGGCCGGCCTGCGCGGCAAGCTGATTGTGACCCTGCTGCGGCAATGGGTGACCCTGCCCGGGTCTGTGGTCCTCGATGCCGGATGCGGCGCGGGCGGCGCCAGTCTGGCGCTCGCGGAGGCCGGCGCGGCGGTGACCGCGGTGGATCTGCAGCGCACACCGCCTTCCCGAATCGCCGGAAGCCCGGTGCGCTATGTCTGCGCCGATCTCGCCACCTGGCAAAATGACGTGCCGCTACAGGCCGCGGTGCTGTGGGATGTGCTCGAGCATCTTGCCGATCCAAACCGGGTTCTCCAGCAGATCAGCCGTGCGCTCAAGCCTGGCGGCCTGCTGCTGGTCGCCACGCCGAACCGCTATGCCCCCTCGAATGCCCTGTGCGATCCCCATTACGGTCTGCCGGGGCTTTCCTTGCTGCCGCGCCGCGCCATAGCGCGCATCATCGCCGGCTGGCTGCGCTGGCTACCAGCCGACAAACCCGATTTTCCGCAGCTGCTTTCGCTGGCAGCGGTCGACCGTCTCTTCCGCGATTCCGGCTTTTCCTGGCGTTTTGTCAACCGCGAGACCTATTATGCAGCGATGCGCATGCCCCGTGCCCTCTGGAACCGTCCCTGGCATCTGCACGCAGTGGAAACCTTGCAGTCATATGGCTGGGACCGGCGCCTCGGGCAGTGGGTCGACAACCGGAACAGCTTCGGCAACCGCTGGCTGATGCCCACCTTCTTTATCCTCGCCAGGAAAGAGGCGTCATGA
- a CDS encoding radical SAM/SPASM domain-containing protein: protein MKEIPWSRLFMALTPQRTLNAVEALAAAAASRLDGHPRAGRAPYVVSVEPTNLCDLHCPHCETGAGLLTRPAGFMDLELYRHILNVNQRHLLYLLLYGQGEPLLHPGFPEMVRLAKSRRICVTSSTNGQRLVDPAWAREIVASGLDSLILSADAVSPKSYAVSRCGGSLENLRAGLCHLRQARRAMGRKTPRLYLQFVITRQNEHERPMMAEAARSWGADHVLLKSLYLHDGMKAEAFLPADPRFRRYRSHAGRWVPKTGHRHPCARLAYSCVILWDGNIVPCCFDKNGEHRLENAAKPLETIFRSPVFQAFRRQQRSSKAPYICQNCSDGLTLYPT, encoded by the coding sequence ATGAAAGAGATCCCCTGGTCCCGGCTGTTCATGGCTCTAACGCCGCAGCGGACGCTCAATGCAGTCGAAGCGCTGGCAGCCGCTGCCGCTAGCCGCCTTGATGGGCACCCTCGCGCCGGGAGAGCGCCCTACGTCGTCAGCGTGGAGCCCACCAATCTCTGTGATCTGCATTGTCCGCACTGCGAAACCGGCGCCGGCCTGCTGACGCGCCCCGCCGGATTTATGGATCTTGAGCTTTACCGCCATATCCTCAATGTGAACCAGCGGCATCTCCTCTATCTGCTCCTCTATGGACAAGGCGAACCCCTCCTCCATCCCGGTTTCCCCGAAATGGTGCGGCTGGCCAAATCGCGCCGGATTTGCGTCACCAGCAGCACCAATGGTCAGCGTCTGGTGGACCCGGCCTGGGCCCGTGAGATCGTTGCTAGCGGCCTGGATAGTCTGATCCTCTCCGCCGATGCAGTGTCGCCGAAGAGCTATGCCGTGAGTCGCTGCGGCGGCTCTCTGGAAAACCTGCGAGCAGGGCTGTGCCACTTGCGTCAGGCGCGGCGAGCGATGGGCCGGAAGACGCCACGCCTATACCTCCAGTTTGTGATTACCCGCCAGAACGAGCACGAGCGGCCGATGATGGCGGAGGCCGCCCGTTCATGGGGCGCAGACCATGTACTCCTCAAATCGCTGTACCTGCACGACGGGATGAAGGCGGAGGCATTCCTGCCCGCTGATCCGCGCTTCCGGCGTTACCGTTCGCACGCGGGGCGCTGGGTACCCAAAACCGGCCATCGGCATCCCTGTGCACGTCTGGCCTATTCCTGCGTCATCCTTTGGGATGGAAATATTGTTCCCTGCTGTTTTGATAAAAACGGCGAGCACCGGCTCGAAAACGCCGCAAAACCGCTGGAAACGATCTTCCGCAGCCCGGTTTTCCAGGCATTTCGCCGTCAACAGCGCTCCAGCAAGGCTCCTTACATCTGTCAGAATTGCAGCGATGGCCTTACCCTTTACCCGACATAA
- a CDS encoding glycosyltransferase — translation MIPLLIALTALYMTALLFILQGFRRLKPPSASMGRPFISVLIAARNEAAHITPLLEALDRQDYPRDRHEILIIDDDSSDTTVKEIDRWQRAHPGSPLRLIHSQGRDQVISPKKHALAQGIAAARGEILLFTDADCLPLSTWISALQGFFTPEVGMVIGYSPYEIPPPRSLLERFLALESLSLAALAAATSGWKRPATCTGRNLAYRKTVWKEVDGFTAIAGFISGDDDLFLKQVLERTRWQVTYALTPEAIVPTRLLTNSRAFFRQRLRHASKGFHYGPKMTTLLALAWLYNLLLVAGTIQSLCQSPMDPRPWMAWAGKSMAELLLLIRFAKPMRRLQFLGIFPLAELLHVGYVVLFGALGPLSRIHWKENAASTAPAGA, via the coding sequence ATGATTCCCCTGCTGATCGCCCTCACCGCCCTCTATATGACCGCGCTGCTCTTCATCCTGCAGGGCTTTCGCCGGCTAAAACCGCCGTCCGCCTCGATGGGCCGGCCCTTCATTTCCGTCCTGATTGCCGCGCGCAACGAAGCGGCGCATATCACGCCGCTGCTCGAGGCCCTCGACCGCCAGGATTACCCCCGTGACCGGCATGAAATTCTGATCATCGATGATGACTCGAGCGACACCACGGTCAAGGAAATCGACCGTTGGCAGCGTGCCCATCCCGGCTCCCCATTGCGTCTGATACACAGCCAGGGACGCGACCAGGTGATCTCGCCTAAAAAACACGCTCTGGCCCAGGGCATCGCCGCCGCACGCGGTGAAATCCTGCTCTTCACGGATGCCGATTGTCTGCCGCTCTCCACCTGGATCTCTGCCCTGCAGGGCTTTTTCACCCCGGAGGTCGGCATGGTGATCGGCTATTCCCCGTATGAGATCCCCCCGCCGCGCAGCCTGTTAGAGCGTTTTCTCGCCCTGGAGTCCCTCTCCCTGGCGGCTCTGGCCGCCGCAACCAGCGGCTGGAAGCGGCCGGCAACCTGTACCGGGCGCAATCTCGCTTACCGAAAAACGGTCTGGAAAGAGGTCGATGGTTTTACCGCGATCGCCGGCTTCATCTCCGGCGATGACGACCTCTTTCTCAAGCAAGTCCTCGAACGGACCCGCTGGCAGGTGACCTATGCCCTCACTCCAGAGGCGATCGTACCCACCCGGTTGCTCACCAACAGCCGTGCTTTTTTCCGCCAGCGCCTGCGCCACGCCTCCAAGGGTTTCCACTATGGTCCCAAAATGACCACATTGCTCGCACTAGCCTGGCTTTATAACCTGCTTCTGGTAGCCGGTACCATCCAGAGTCTGTGCCAATCCCCGATGGATCCCCGGCCATGGATGGCCTGGGCCGGTAAAAGCATGGCCGAATTGCTGTTGCTGATTCGCTTCGCGAAGCCGATGCGACGCTTGCAGTTTCTCGGGATTTTCCCTCTGGCGGAACTCCTGCATGTAGGGTATGTCGTCCTCTTCGGCGCCCTTGGACCGCTGAGCCGGATCCACTGGAAAGAGAATGCCGCGTCTACAGCGCCGGCGGGAGCATAA
- a CDS encoding capsule assembly Wzi family protein — protein sequence MKARRLSLLLFLCALPALGQNVHVPLDYWGYGFLERMEAKGLFKSLALLDRPLNRSQVAGLITAIDLRSAQQPNLLTETDRRLLEQLRGDFADELGTMTGAVAPKRRELHAARWQEGTSQAYLDLYSSINVISNRGGSYQPADLLTEGTLGAILRGHLGGVLGFYADARNAVTRGEKSVSDQDENYDVSKGSPVTVSGPNVFRDRALAYFIWEKPWLRIQVGRDEIDWGPGFHSGLALTRNMPPADMIRLSSRFRRVAFSSAHLFLRSPLGAKYLAAHRIDFLIKPGLQFGGGETVVYGNRDVEMDYLNPLMLYHIAEHHLGDRDNNTLFLDLSCTPLPGTRLYAQYFIDDMTSTQSLTRYYGNKFALLAGALWSDPLGADNLDLRLEYSRVEPFVYAHHDSINIYTHYDKVIGHWLGPNSDSAYLLAGYQLGRDLRLEASFERIRKGEGAADTQARPGKGTTKHFLDGLVEKKCLTGFRIQDQLRRDLFVALAYTYVASRNAGRVADRSAGDHLARFEVAYNY from the coding sequence ATGAAAGCCAGACGTCTCAGCCTTCTTCTTTTCCTCTGCGCCCTCCCCGCACTCGGGCAGAATGTCCATGTTCCACTGGACTATTGGGGATATGGATTTCTGGAGCGAATGGAGGCCAAGGGACTCTTCAAATCCCTGGCGCTTCTTGACCGCCCGCTCAATCGCAGCCAGGTGGCCGGACTGATTACAGCAATCGATTTGCGGTCGGCACAACAGCCCAACCTGCTCACGGAGACGGACCGGCGGCTTCTGGAACAGCTTCGGGGCGATTTTGCCGATGAACTCGGTACGATGACCGGGGCCGTAGCGCCCAAACGAAGAGAACTCCATGCCGCCCGCTGGCAGGAGGGTACCAGCCAGGCCTACCTCGATCTTTACAGCAGTATCAACGTCATTTCCAACCGCGGCGGGAGCTATCAGCCTGCCGATCTCCTCACCGAGGGCACGCTTGGCGCTATTCTGCGCGGCCACCTTGGCGGCGTTCTCGGCTTTTATGCCGATGCCCGGAACGCTGTCACCCGAGGCGAAAAGAGCGTCAGCGACCAGGACGAGAATTATGATGTCTCGAAAGGCTCACCCGTGACGGTTTCCGGCCCCAATGTATTTCGCGACCGCGCCCTTGCCTACTTCATCTGGGAAAAACCCTGGCTTCGCATTCAGGTGGGCCGGGACGAAATCGACTGGGGGCCAGGATTTCACAGCGGCCTGGCCCTCACCCGCAACATGCCGCCTGCCGATATGATCCGACTCTCAAGCCGCTTTCGCCGGGTCGCTTTCAGTAGTGCCCATCTCTTTTTGCGCAGCCCCTTGGGCGCCAAGTATCTTGCCGCACACCGGATCGATTTTCTCATCAAGCCCGGGCTCCAGTTCGGCGGCGGCGAAACCGTTGTTTATGGCAACCGTGATGTCGAGATGGATTATCTCAATCCACTCATGCTCTACCACATCGCCGAACACCATCTTGGCGACCGTGACAACAACACCCTCTTTCTGGATCTCAGCTGCACCCCACTTCCCGGCACCCGGCTCTATGCGCAATACTTTATTGACGATATGACCTCCACGCAAAGTCTAACCCGCTATTATGGCAACAAATTCGCCCTTTTAGCGGGCGCGCTGTGGAGCGATCCGCTCGGGGCTGACAATCTGGACCTGCGTCTGGAATACAGCCGGGTCGAACCCTTCGTCTACGCCCACCACGACTCTATCAATATCTATACCCACTATGACAAGGTTATCGGTCACTGGCTCGGCCCCAACTCGGACTCCGCCTATTTGCTGGCGGGATATCAGCTTGGACGCGATCTTCGCCTGGAAGCCAGTTTTGAGCGCATCCGCAAAGGGGAGGGCGCGGCTGACACCCAAGCCCGGCCCGGCAAGGGAACAACCAAGCATTTCCTCGACGGCCTTGTGGAGAAAAAATGCCTGACCGGATTTCGCATCCAGGACCAGCTCCGGCGCGATCTTTTCGTCGCACTCGCCTACACCTACGTCGCTAGCCGCAACGCGGGACGGGTTGCGGACCGCTCCGCCGGGGATCATTTGGCCCGTTTCGAAGTTGCCTATAATTACTAG
- a CDS encoding glycosyltransferase, with translation MIALVIYLLLSILYLLFIAWTLRGLQQLHRQQFDGNLLRTSVVIAARNEEQNIPFCLGTLLKQSCPRELLEIVVVDDQSGDGTRAVVERIAAKYPTIRILGAPAMDGLYAPKKAALAAGIAAASGEIILTLDADCSAPPHWVKKMCAAFSREAAAVAAWVLIPEEKSLAARIEFLDALALQLVGAAAIGWNRPLLANGANLAFRRRLFLDNGGYDGFAQMGSGDDDLLVQKLGRLGAIHFNADPEAGVTTFPCSSWGDFFRQRIRWASKSACYPVWIKAVEAGLFFCYLALLLGLPLALLFSFPLWIPLAALLIKTMGDAFLIHRGVHMVHRSWDWGAFILASLLHLIYIPVVGLLGLCGRFTWKGRRYRQGRLSGVEQTKR, from the coding sequence ATGATCGCACTGGTCATCTACCTGCTTCTTTCAATCCTCTATCTCCTCTTCATCGCATGGACTCTACGCGGTCTACAGCAGCTTCATCGCCAGCAGTTCGACGGGAACCTTCTCCGCACCTCAGTGGTAATCGCGGCGCGCAATGAGGAGCAGAACATCCCCTTTTGCCTCGGGACTCTGTTGAAGCAGAGTTGTCCACGCGAGTTGCTGGAGATCGTAGTAGTCGATGATCAATCGGGGGATGGCACGCGGGCCGTGGTCGAGCGGATTGCCGCCAAATACCCGACCATCCGGATCCTTGGCGCACCCGCTATGGACGGATTGTATGCCCCGAAAAAAGCCGCTCTGGCTGCCGGCATCGCAGCCGCAAGCGGTGAGATCATTCTGACCCTCGATGCGGACTGTTCCGCTCCGCCGCATTGGGTGAAAAAAATGTGCGCCGCCTTTTCCCGCGAGGCGGCTGCCGTTGCCGCGTGGGTGCTGATTCCCGAGGAGAAAAGCCTGGCCGCGCGGATCGAGTTCCTCGACGCCCTGGCCCTCCAGCTCGTCGGCGCCGCGGCCATCGGTTGGAACCGCCCCCTCCTCGCCAACGGCGCCAATCTTGCCTTCCGGCGCCGCCTTTTTCTGGATAACGGGGGCTATGACGGTTTTGCACAAATGGGCTCGGGCGATGACGATCTTCTGGTGCAGAAACTGGGCCGCCTAGGCGCCATCCACTTCAATGCCGATCCCGAGGCCGGCGTCACCACCTTCCCTTGCAGTTCCTGGGGCGATTTTTTCCGGCAGCGGATACGCTGGGCCTCCAAGTCCGCCTGTTACCCCGTCTGGATCAAGGCGGTCGAAGCGGGCCTCTTTTTCTGCTATCTGGCCCTCCTTCTCGGGCTGCCTCTGGCGCTGCTCTTCTCTTTTCCGCTATGGATCCCCTTGGCCGCCCTGCTGATCAAGACGATGGGCGATGCTTTCTTGATCCATCGCGGAGTGCATATGGTGCACCGCAGCTGGGACTGGGGTGCGTTCATCCTCGCCTCGCTGCTACACCTCATCTACATCCCGGTTGTCGGCCTTCTCGGCCTCTGCGGCCGTTTTACCTGGAAGGGGCGCCGCTATCGCCAGGGCCGTCTCTCCGGTGTCGAGCAGACCAAGCGATGA